A stretch of the Arachis stenosperma cultivar V10309 chromosome 6, arast.V10309.gnm1.PFL2, whole genome shotgun sequence genome encodes the following:
- the LOC130934710 gene encoding uncharacterized protein LOC130934710 → MPKHFTLPSSLEPYKGIGDPRTHIKKFQSMMFFNGPKNEPILCKAFPTYLDGAALLWFSKLPEGSISSFEELARSFIDYFAAARIYVHGSDYLDTIRQGPQESLKDYLTRFADATMEIPDLDPTVHLHAIKAGLKPGKFRETIAVTKPKTLEEFREKAAGQMEIEELREAEKVDRRQPRKEESRTIRSGDNRDTRKTFKLTPKFDNYTRFNTKRERIIKEILNAKIIKPPVRAGSYQDQRFVDRTKHCAFHQKYGHTTDECIIAKDLLERLARQGLPDKYIEGTRHKGAKTNPDEQQTPRNKETDKWPSNNPPKGIINCISGGFTCSGETASARKRSYRTMLAIEGTTPHYNKEVDDLEITFNQSDICSATPNTDDPVVISIQTGELLVRKVLLDPGSSADVLFYSTFLRMNLSEKLIQPSSGELVGFSGERVPIKGYIWLKTTIGENPLSRTFDIQYLIVDCISPYNIILGRPALNMFRAVISTFHLCVKFQAQDGRIAIIHSDRQQTRQCYNSSLKRSDTRQKQHEVKAVQTRKEVLSLAELDPRGDTQERPQPTDELQKIQLTSKPEQVTYIGQALQEQER, encoded by the coding sequence ATGCCAAAACATTTTACACTACCTTCCTCACTCGAGCCATATAAGGGGATTGGTGACCCCCGGACTCACATTAAGAAATTTCAGTCTATGATGTTCTTTAATGGACCTAAAAATGAACCTATTCTTTGCAAGGCTTTTCCGACCTACCTCGATGGCGCGGCCCTCCTTTGGTTCTCAAAACTACCTGAAGGATCAATCTCTTCCTTCGAGGAATTGGCAAGATCCTTCATAGACTACTTTGCTGCTGCCCGCATTTATGTGCACGGATCAGATTATCTCGACACCATCCGCCAAGGTCCCCAAGAAAGCTTGAAGGATTATTTAACCAGATTCGCTGACGCAACAATGGAGATACCCGATCTAGATCCTACTGTCCATCTCCACGCCATAAAAGCCGGCCTCAAACCGGGAAAATTCAGAGAAACAATTGCCGTCACAAAACCGAAAACCCTGGAGGAATTCCGGGAAAAGGCCGCAGGGCAAATGGAAATTGAAGAACTCCGAGAGGCCGAGAAAGTAGACAGAAGGCAACCACGAAAGGAAGAAAGCCGAACAATCAGATCAGGGGACAACAGAGACACCAGAAAAACGTTTAAGCTTACACCAAAGTTTGACAACTACACCAGGTTCAACACCAAGAGAGAGAGGATCATCAAGGAAATACTCAACGCCAAAATCATCAAACCCCCTGTTAGGGCCGGAAGCTACCAAGACCAACGATTCGTGGACAGGACCAAGCACTGCGCCTTCCATCAGAAATATGGTCATACCACCGACGAGTGCATCATAGCCAAAGACTTGCTGGAAAGATTAGCCCGGCAAGGACTCCCAGACAAATACATCGAAGGTACAAGGCACAAAGGAGCAAAAACAAATCCAGATGAGCAACAAACTCCGAGGAACAAAGAAACCGACAAATGGCCGAGCAACAATCCCCCAAAAGGAATTATCAATTGCATATCAGGAGGATTCACATGTAGCGGAGAAACAGCCTCGGCACGAAAAAGAAGCTACCGCACTATGCTAGCAATCGAAGGAACAACCCCACACTATAATAAAGAAGTCGACGACCTCGAAATCACTTTTAACCAATCAGATATATGCTCGGCCACACCAAATACAGACGACCCTGTGGTGATTTCCATCCAAACAGGAGAGTTACTGGTAAGAAAGGTCCTTCTGGACCCAGGTAGTAGTGCAGACGTTCTCTTTTATTCTACCTTTTTAAGAATGAACCTATCTGAAAAACTAATACAACCCTCATCCGGAGAACTCGTGGGGTTCTCCGGAGAAAGGGTACCGATAAAAGGGTATATATGGCTAAAAACGACAATAGGTGAAAATCCATTATCCAGAACCTTTGATATACAATACCTGATAGTGGACTGTATTAGTCCCTACAATATCATTCTCGGGAGACCTGCTCTAAACATGTTCAGAGCGGTGATATCAACCTTTCATCTCTGTGTTAAGTTTCAGGCACAGGACGGCAGAATAGCAATAATCCATTCAGACCGTCAACAAACTCGGCAATGTTACAACTCTAGCCTAAAAAGGTCAGACACGAGACAGAAGCAACACGAGGTCAAAGCAGTACAAACTAGGAAGGAAGTCCTATCCCTAGCCGAGCTTGACCCCCGAGGAGACACACAAGAAAGACCTCAACCAACGGATGAACTTCAGAAAATCCAACTGACATCAAAACCAGAACAGGTAACGTACATTGGTCAAGCGCTACAAGAACAAGAAAGGTAG